The segment TCATCTGATAGCGCCTTGAAAAAACAAGCTTCAGAAACTTGGGACAGCGCAGCTAAAACTGTTGAAATAGCAGGCAAAGATACAGGTAATGCCATCTCAAGTGGTGTGAAAAGTACCGATACCTATATCGATGATTCTTCCATTACTGCGGATATTAAAAGCAAACTCTTAGGTACCAGTGGGCTCCCAAGTAATAGCGTGTCAGTAAAAACCGTTCAAGGTGTGGTTTACCTCTCTGGTTTTCTCAAATCTAGCGAGCAGATAAATCAAGTTGTGCAGATTGCATCGACCGCGAAAGGGGTAAAATCAGTACAGAATGGTTTAGTTCTGACGAACAAATAATTTCTTTTAAATGAGCTTTCAGCCGAAAGCTCATTTTGCTATTTGCTCTTCCTGAGAAAAACAGTTTAATGAGAATCATTTGTTTTAATCTGATTTATTGTGAGATTGTTTAGAAACACGTCAATATAGAGAAAGGGTTACTATGGGAAAGCATGTTCCAGTCACTTTAGGCACGATTGAGCCACTCGCGTTTTCTGATGAAATTAACGGAAGAAAAACTGCCCTTATCTGCGAAGGTGGCGGTCAGCGTGGTATTTTTACGGCCGGTGTATTGGATGAATTTCTGATAGAAAACTTTAACCCTTTTGATTTGATGATAGGGACGTCTGCGGGCGCCCAAAATTTATCTGCTTATATTTGTGGTCAAGCCGGATATGCCCGCCGAGTGATTACTCGCTATACCACGAATCTTAATTTTTTTAACCCGCTAAGATTTATTCGTGGAGGAAACTTAATTGACCTTGATTGGTTGATTGACACGACGGCGAAAGAGTTTCCACTTAATATGGATGCAGGGCTTGAATTGTTAGATTCTGGCCGTGAATTCTATATGGGAGCCAGTCGTAGCGATGATTTTTCCGCTGCATTTTTGCATCCAGATGCGGATTCTTGGTTGGATATCATTCGTGCTTCCAGCGCCATTCCAGGATTCTATCGAACTGGCGTAGAATATAGCGGTGTGCGATACCACGATGGAGGGATAAGCGCCGCGATTCCTGTTGAGGAAGCTTATCGGCGCGGAGCGGATACAATTGTTGTGATCCGCACTGTACCTTCTCAAATGTACTTTACGCCTGAATGGGTAAAACGCATGACCCGCTGGCTTGAAGGTGATAATTCGGCGCTGCAACGCATGGCAGCCATGCTAAAAGTTCACTTGAAGAGTTATCGAAAAACGCAGGAATTCATCGAAAATCCACCCGATGGCGTGCAGATTTTTGAAATATACCCACCGACACCACTGAAAAGCAGTGCTTTAGGCAGTAAAATTAGTGCCTTAAATCAAGATTACCATGTCGGACGACGCTGTGGGCGTTACTTTATTGCGGCATTAGCTCAACAGTTTGCGAGTAATGATGCTGATTTCAGTCGATTTTCTAAGAACACCAATTCATTAGAATTGATGCATAGGGAAGATTTGCGAGAGTCTTTATTAGCAGGAAAGACGGCCGAGGCAGCAAGTGCTAGCGCCCTGCAAGGCAATCCTGCTCATGAGTGATAATATTCAATTTATCGATACTCACTGTCATTTTGATTTTCCCCCGTTCAGTGAGGCACTTACAGAAAGCCTAGAAACCGCGAAGCAAGGTGGAATTACGGATATTATTATTCCTGCGGTGAGTCAGGATAACTTTCAGCGCATCTGGAATTTAGCCCATGAGTATTCTCAACTCCACGCAGCAATGGGATTTCACCCTCTATATTTAAGCCAGTTTCAAGAATCACATTTTGAAAAATTGACGGATTTTCTGATGCGAAAAAGCCAGAAATGCGTGGCGGTAGGGGAGATTGGGCTTGATCTCTATATGGAAGATCCTCAATTTGAAAGGCAACAAATATTGCTTCAGCGCCAGTTGAAGTTAGCTAAGCAGTTTGACTTACCCGTTATTTTGCATTCACGAAAAACTCATGACCAATTGGTTGCGATGTTACGTCGCTACGAAGTCCCTGCACGTGGTGTAGTGCATGGTTTTGCTGGCAGCCTTTCTCAAGCCGAAAGTTTTGTGAAACTGGGGTATTACATTGGCGTCGGAGGGACAATTACTTATGAGCGCGCGAATAAAACTCGCCAAGTGATGGCTCAACTCCCGCTAAGTTGTCTTGTGTTTGAAACAGATGCACCGGATATGCCTGTATCCGGTTTTCAAGGTGAACCTAATCGACCAGAGCGTATTCAGTGGGTATTTCAGTCTTTGTGTGAGCTGCGCCACGAATCTCCGGATGAAATAGCACAACAACTTTACAACAATAGCCGGACGTTATTTAATCTAATTTAGATTATAATTAGCCGATTAATAATTATTTCTTAAGTATTTTATGTATTTATCCGAGTAAATCCATTCAGCTTTTTATCTCTTCGACTATCGCATTAGTGCCTTTCCAGACGAAACCGATCCTCTATTGTGATTTTCGTCACAATATTTGAATTTATGTTACTTATTGCACTTTGGATTTGTGATGAATGTTGGGGGTTATTAATGATGACTGGTTATAATCATCGAACTAAGATTCGTGGAATCTTGCGAGTTTCTTTATACATTAACCTAGAATTAAGTGAACAGGGATACTTCCATGCAACTCATTTTGAGTATTGTTGGGATGGCGGTGCTTATTGCGATAGCCGTTCTCTTCTCCAGCAATCGTCGCGCAATTAGACTTCGTACAGTCGGCGGTGCTTTTTTAATCCAAGTCGCTATCGGCGCATTCGTTCTTTACTCCCCTGCGGGACGTAGCGTTTTACAAGGCATGTCTGACGGCGTTTCTAAAGTTATCGGTTACGGTCAAGACGGGATGAGCTTCATCTTCGGTGGTCTAGTTTCCGATAAAATGTTTGAATTATTTGGCGGCGGCGGTTTTATCTTTGCTTTCCGTGTATTACCTATCATCGTCTTCTTCTCATCTCTGATTGCCGTCCTGTATTACCTCGGCATCATGCAACTGGTCATCAAAATTCTAGGTGGTGGTCTGCAAAAAGTACTGGGAACTTCAAGAACCGAATCACTGTCTGCAACCGCAAACATTTTCGTTGGTCAAACGGAAGCGCCTCTGGTTGTTCGCCCTTATATTTCTACCATGACTAACTCTGAACTGTTTGCCATCATGTGTGGTGGTTTAGCGTCTGTAGCGGGTTCAGTATTAGCGGGTTATGCGCAAATGGGTGTTCCAATGGAATATCTGATTGCGGCATCCTTCATGGCGGCGCCGGGTGGATTACTATTTGCTAAGCTAATGGTTCCTGAAACTGAAGTTGCTAAAGATAATGTGGATGCTAAAGATTTAGTGGCAGAAGAAGATCG is part of the Providencia zhijiangensis genome and harbors:
- a CDS encoding BON domain-containing protein encodes the protein MKKIAVLRSLGVIGLSWALFACSSSSDSALKKQASETWDSAAKTVEIAGKDTGNAISSGVKSTDTYIDDSSITADIKSKLLGTSGLPSNSVSVKTVQGVVYLSGFLKSSEQINQVVQIASTAKGVKSVQNGLVLTNK
- a CDS encoding patatin-like phospholipase family protein is translated as MGKHVPVTLGTIEPLAFSDEINGRKTALICEGGGQRGIFTAGVLDEFLIENFNPFDLMIGTSAGAQNLSAYICGQAGYARRVITRYTTNLNFFNPLRFIRGGNLIDLDWLIDTTAKEFPLNMDAGLELLDSGREFYMGASRSDDFSAAFLHPDADSWLDIIRASSAIPGFYRTGVEYSGVRYHDGGISAAIPVEEAYRRGADTIVVIRTVPSQMYFTPEWVKRMTRWLEGDNSALQRMAAMLKVHLKSYRKTQEFIENPPDGVQIFEIYPPTPLKSSALGSKISALNQDYHVGRRCGRYFIAALAQQFASNDADFSRFSKNTNSLELMHREDLRESLLAGKTAEAASASALQGNPAHE
- a CDS encoding TatD family hydrolase, with amino-acid sequence MSDNIQFIDTHCHFDFPPFSEALTESLETAKQGGITDIIIPAVSQDNFQRIWNLAHEYSQLHAAMGFHPLYLSQFQESHFEKLTDFLMRKSQKCVAVGEIGLDLYMEDPQFERQQILLQRQLKLAKQFDLPVILHSRKTHDQLVAMLRRYEVPARGVVHGFAGSLSQAESFVKLGYYIGVGGTITYERANKTRQVMAQLPLSCLVFETDAPDMPVSGFQGEPNRPERIQWVFQSLCELRHESPDEIAQQLYNNSRTLFNLI
- a CDS encoding NupC/NupG family nucleoside CNT transporter; its protein translation is MQLILSIVGMAVLIAIAVLFSSNRRAIRLRTVGGAFLIQVAIGAFVLYSPAGRSVLQGMSDGVSKVIGYGQDGMSFIFGGLVSDKMFELFGGGGFIFAFRVLPIIVFFSSLIAVLYYLGIMQLVIKILGGGLQKVLGTSRTESLSATANIFVGQTEAPLVVRPYISTMTNSELFAIMCGGLASVAGSVLAGYAQMGVPMEYLIAASFMAAPGGLLFAKLMVPETEVAKDNVDAKDLVAEEDRPANIIDAAASGAASGMQLALNVGAMLLAFIALIALINGILSGVGGWFDYPQLSLELLLGWVFAPIAYLIGVPWSEATIAGSFIGQKVVVNEFVAFMNFGEYMKADADVIAAGKQVLSDHTKAIISFALCGFANLSSVAILLGGLGGMAPNRRSDVARLGMKAVMAGTLSNLMSATIAGFFLTLAAMTAM